The following are encoded together in the Fusarium keratoplasticum isolate Fu6.1 chromosome 1, whole genome shotgun sequence genome:
- a CDS encoding Methylmalonate-semialdehyde dehydrogenase, giving the protein MRRLISRGMSASSRSSPAASSRSSLLASSRMTSNGPSSVAARRIHATAKQLQPATAALASTATSYPTTHEKLEAVDTPYFINNEFVSSKTDKFIELHDPATNNLVTRVPQMTDEEMKAAVASAEKAFESWKNTTVISRQQIMFRFVQLIRENWDRLAASITLEQGKTFADAKGDVLRGLQVAEAAIAAPELLKGEVLEVSKDMETRTYREPLGVTAAICPFNFPAMIPLWCIPIATITGNTLILKPSERDPGAAMILAELVQKAGFPEGVVNIIHGAHRTVDFILDEPAIKAVSFVGGNKAGEYIFSRGSANGKRVQANLGAKNHAAVLPDANKNHFINSVVGAAFGAAGQRCMALSTLVMVGETKEWLNEVAERARELNVNGGFEQGADLGPVISPQSKERIESLIASAEKEGATILLDGRGFKPSKYPNGNWVGPTIISNVTPDMTCYKEEIFGPVLVCLNVDTIDDAIDLINKNEYGNGTAIFTRSGATGETFRKRIEAGQVGINVPIPVPLPMFSFTGNKKSIAGGGANTFYGRPGINFYTQLKTVTALWQSADAVAKKADVAMPTHQ; this is encoded by the exons ATGCGTCGCCTCATCTCCCGCGGCATGAGCGCTTCTAGCCGTTCCTCTCCGGCTGCCTCGTCTCGatcctccctcctcgcctcctccagaaTGACCTCCAACGGTCCCTCGTCGGTCGCTGCCAGGCGGATACACGCCACGGCCAAGCAGCTCCAGCCCGCCACTGCCGCCCTGGCCTCGACCGCCACGAGCTATCCCACCACAcacgagaagctcgaggccgtcgacACCCCATACTTCATTAACAATGAATTCGTCTCCTCAAAGACTGACAAGTTCATTGAGCTGCACGACCCggccaccaacaacctcgtCACCCGTGTCCCCCAGATgaccgacgaggagatgaaggcggCTGTTGCCAgcgccgagaaggccttTGAGTCTTGGAAGAACACTACCGTGATCTCGCGCCAGCAGATCATGTTCCGCTTCGTCCAGCTCATCCGCGAGAACTGGGACCGCCTCGCCGCCAGCATCACCCTCGAGCAGGGCAAGACCTTTGCTGACGCCAAGGGTGACGTCCTCCGTGGTCTCCAGgtcgccgaggccgccatcgccgcccccgagctgctcaagggcgaggtcctcgaggtgTCCAAGGACATGGAGACCCGAACCTACCGTGAGCCTCTGGGCGTTACGGCTGCTATCTGCCCCTTCA ACTTCCCTGCTATGATTCCTCTTTGGTGTATCCCCATTGCCACCATCACTGGCAACACACTTATTCTCAAGCCCTCTGAGCGCGACCCTGGTGCCGCCATGATCCTTGCTGAGCTCGTCCAGAAGGCTGGCTTCCCCGAGGGTGTCGTCAACATCATTCACGGCGCCCACCGCACCGTCGACTTTATCCTCGATGAGcccgccatcaaggccgtcaGCTTCGTTGGTGGCAACAAGGCGGGAGAGTACATCTTCAGCCGCGGTTCTGCTAACGGCAAGCGTGTCCAGGCCAACCTGGGTGCCAAGAACCACGCTGCTGTCCTTCCTGATGCCAACAAGAACCACTTCATCAACAGCGTTGTTGGCGCCGCCTTTGGTGCTGCCGGTCAGCGCTGCATGGCTCTGAGCACCCTCGTCATGGTTGGTGAGACCAAGGAGTGGCTCAATGAGGTCGCCGAGCGAGCTAGGGAGCTCAACGTCAACGGTGGCTTCGAGCAGGGTGCCGACCTCGGACCCGTCATCTCTCCTCAGAGCAAGGAGCGCATTGAGAGCCTCATTGCCtctgccgagaaggagggtgCCACtatcctcctcgatggccgTGGCTTCAAGCCCAGCAAGTACCCCAACGGAAACTGGGTCGGCCctaccatcatctccaacgtcACCCCTGATATGACCTGCTACAAGGAGGAGATCTTTGGTCCCGTCCTGGTGTGCCTCAAcgtcgacaccatcgacgatGCTATTGATCTGATCAACAAGAACGAGTACGGCAACGGCACTGCCATCTTCACCCGATCTGGCGCCACTGGCGAGACCTTCCGCAAGCGCATCGAGGCCGGTCAGGTGGGTATCAACGTGCCCATCCCTGTCCCTCTGCCCATGTTCTCCTTCACCGGTAACAAGAAGAGTATTGCTGGTGGCGGTGCCAACACCTTCTACGGCCGACCCGGTATCAACTTCTACACTCAGCTCAAGACGGTGACTGCTCTGTGGCAGAGTGCTGATGCTGTGGCTAAGAAGGCTGATGTGGCCATGCCTACTCATCAATAA
- a CDS encoding Dolichyl-diphosphooligosaccharide--protein glycosyltransferase subunit 1 has protein sequence MKPSAIATALLSFVSTALASATTETSKVILPADFKPPQVFKNANLVHVISLEKNYVKEQINVLIENVASEPQTDYYVPFTADQLSRVGGFEVKDRKDASAGPFVAEVVEYDALSDVQYYRIQLPTPLKAGAQQTLGITFYYLKAYAPLPASIPQDESQFLTYDFSVYAPSSYPTLKQKTEIKAISSSIPDYTKLPGSGNVKEFPTKQGNKLTYGPFDEKPAGAISPAQVRFEFTKPVTHVAELNRDIEVSHWGGNIAFEEKYDLYHRGANLSTLFNRVKWAQSQFYNPTTHALKELRVPLQIGSVDAYFVDVIGNVSTSRFRSNKRESLLELKPRYPLFGGWKYPFTIGWNSDAANFLRRTATGGYVLKVPFLEGPKQAEGIEYEHINVKVLLPEGAENVKFYTNVPESAITSTSIDLTRTYLDTIGRTTVTIKARNLVDEFRDRQLIISYDAPLVSALRKPAVIFVSVLAVYITTWALGKVQTGFKPRK, from the exons ATGAAGCCGTCCGCGATTGCTACGGCGCTCCTGAGCTTCGTCTCTACTGCCCTCGCGAGCGCAACCACCGAGACCTCCAAGGTCATCCTCCCCGCCGACTTTAAGCCTCCCCAGGTCTTCAAGAACGCCAACCTGGTGCATGTCATCTCACTCGAGAAGAACTATGTCAAGGAGCAGATCAACGTCCTCATCGAGAACGTCGCATCCGAGCCCCAGACCGACTACTATGTGCCATTCACTGCCGACCAGCTGTCCCGTGTAGGTGGcttcgaggtcaaggatcGCAAGGACGCAAGCGCTGGACCGTTTGtggccgaggttgtcgaaTACGATGCCCTCAG TGATGTCCAGTACTACCGCATCCAATTGCCCACTCCCCTCAAGGCCGGTGCTCAGCAGACCCTCGGCATCACCTTCTACTACCTGAAGGCTTATGCTCCTCTTCCTGCCTCTATTCCCCAGGACGAGAGCCAGTTCCTCACCTACGACTTTTCCGTCTACGCCCCGTCGTCCTATCCCACCCTCAAGCAGAAgaccgagatcaaggctaTTTCGTCCTCGATCCCCGATTATACAAAGCTCCCTGGAAGCGGCAATGTCAAGGAGTTCCCCACCAAGCAGGGTAACAAGCTCACATACGGCCCCTTCGATGAGAAGCCTGCGGGCGCCATCTCCCCAGCTCAGGTTCGATTCGAGTTCACCAAGCCCGTCACCCACGTTGCCGAGCTCAACCGTGACATCGAGGTCAGCCACTGGGGCGGCAACATTGCCTTTGAGGAGAAGTACGATCTGTACCACCGAGGTGCCAACCTCTCGACCCTCTTCAACCGAGTCAAGTGGGCGCAGTCGCAGTTCTACAACCCCACCACCCATGCTCTCAAGGAGCTCCGAGTTCCTCTCCAGATTGGCAGCGTCGATGCCTACTTTGTCGACGTCATTGGCAACGTCTCGACCTCTCGCTTCCGTAGCAACAAGCGAGAGTCTCTGCTCGAGCTGAAGCCCCGATACCCCCTGTTTGGTGGTTGGAAGTACCCCTTCACCATTGGATGGAACTCTGATGCTGCCAACTTTTTGCGCCGAACTGCCACTGGAGGCTACGTTCTCAAGGTCCCCTTCTTGGAGGGCCCTAAGCAGGCCGAGGGCATCGAGTATGAGCACATCAAcgtcaaggtcctcctccCCGAGGGCGCCGA GAATGTCAAGTTCTACACCAACGTTCCCGAGTCGGCCATTACCTCGACCTCGATCGACCTCACCCGAACCTACCTTGACACCATTGGCCGAACGACCGTGACCATCAAGGCGAGAAACCTTGTGGATGAGTTCCGGGACCGAcagctcatcatctcgtATGATGCGCCTCTTGTGAGCGCTCTGCGAAAGCCCGCTGTCATCTTTGTCAGCGTGCTGGCAGTTTACATCACGACCTGGGCGCTTGGCAAGGTGCAGACGGGATTCAAGCCCAGGaaataa
- a CDS encoding Phosphotransferase: protein MVGLGPRRPPSRKGSMADVPKDLADEIHKLEKLLTVDSAKLKEITDHFVSELAKGLSVEGGSIPMNPTWVMSFPDGYETGTYLALDMGGTNLRVCQITLTEEKSEFDIIQSKYRMPEELKSATSEELWDYIADCLFQFLETHHGDCTNMEKLPLGFTFSYPATQNYIDEGILQRWTKGFDIEGVEGENVVPMFEEALTRRGVPIKLAALINDTTGTLIASAYTDEDMKIGCIFGTGCNAAYFENCGSIPKLAHLNLPPDLPMAINCEWGAFDNEHKVLPRTVYDVIIDKESPRPGQQAFEKMIAGLYLGEIFRLIMVDLHDNKNVHIFENQDISLLRKPYSLDASFLSFIEEDPFENLQETYDLFSSKLNLACTRPELELIRKTAELIGTRAARLSACGVAAVCKKKNYETCHVGADGSVFNKYPFFKERGAQALREILDWPKKTNKRAEDPVEVLAAEDGSGVGAALIAALTLKRINEGNLAGILHPENFK from the exons ATGGTCGGCCTCggacctcgtcgtcctcccTCCCGAAAGG GATCCATGGCCGATGTCCCCAAGGACTTGGCTGACGAGATTCacaagctggagaagctcttgaCTGTCGACTctgccaagctcaaggagatcacCGATCACTTCGTTTCTGAGCTTGCCAAGG GTCTCAGTGTTGAGGGTGGCAGCATC CCTATGAACCCTACCTGGGTCATGTCCTTCCCCGATGGCTACGAGACTGGTACCTATCTGGCCCTGGACATGGGCGGCACCAACCTGCGAGTCTGTCAGATCACACTCACAGAGGAGAAGTCGGAATTCGACATCATTCAGTCCAAGTATCGCATGCCTGAGGAGCTCAAGTCTGCTACCTCGGAGGAGCTGTGGGACTACATCGCCGACTGTCTCTTCCAGTTCCTCGAAACACACCATGGCGACTGCACCAATATGGAAAAGCTTCCCCTGGGTTTCACCTTCTCCTACCCCGCTACCCAGAACTATATCGATGAGGGTATTCTTCAGCGATGGACCAAGGGCTTCGACATTGAAGGTGTCGAGGGCGAGAACGTTGTTCCCATGTTTGAGGAGGCTTTGACCCGACGG GGTGTGCCCATCAAGCTGGCAGCTTTGATCAATGATACTACTGGTACATTGATTGCTTCGGCCTATACCGATGAGGACATGAAGATTGGCTGCATCTTCGGCACTGGTTGCAACGCAGCTTACTTTGAAAACTGCGGCTCCATTCCCAAGCTTGCTCACCTGAACCTCCCCCCTGACCTgcccatggccatcaacTGCGAGTGGGGAGCTTTTGACAACGAGCACAAGGTTCTCCCTCGAACTGTCTACGATGTGATCATTGACAAGGAGTCTCCTCGCCCTGGCCAGCAGGCCTTCGAGAAGATGATTGCCGGTCTCTACCTGGGCGAAATTTTCCGACTTATCATGGTCGACCTTCACGACAACAAGAATGTGCACATCTTCGAGAACCAGGACATTTCCTTGCTCCGCAAGCCCTACAGCCTGGATgcttccttcttgtccttcatCGAGGA GGATCCCTTTGAGAACTTGCAGGAGACATACGACCTGTTCTCATCCAAGCTTAACCTGGCTTGTACACGCCCTGAGCTGGAGCTTATCCGCAAGACCGCCGAGCTTATCGGCACACGAGCTGCTCGTCTCTCGGCTTGCggtgttgctgctgtctgcaagaagaagaactaCGAGACATGCCATGTCGGTGCGGATGGATCGGTCTTCAACAAGTACCCCTTCTTCAAGGAGCGAGGCGCCCAGGCTCTGCGGGAGATTCTCGACTGGCCCAAGAAGACGAACAAGAGGGCCGAGGACCCCGTCGAGGTCCTTGCCGCCGAAGATGGTAGCGGTGTCGGCGCTGCCTTGATCGCCGCCCTAACCCTCAAGCGAATCAACGAGGGCAACCTGGCGGGTATCCTCCACCCCGAGAACTTCAAATGA
- a CDS encoding Inorganic diphosphatase, which yields MLRPQGSRILLSSRLPAGRSLQHHPLSSAAPLPLLLLSQGPQRGPPALPLPASLSLSPSLSRGPGRANHMSHLATRRPGARPSLTQQNTPPPPSTTSSSSSTLETSSRRTAQLARHFTSSPSSASAPKQNKMASPYTVRKVAAPNTLEHRVYIEQDGQPISPFHDIPLYANQEQTILNMVVEIPRWTNAKLEISKEELLNPIKQDIKKGKLRYVRNCFPHKGYLWNYGAFPQTWEDPNSIHPETKAKGDNDPLDVCEIGELVGYTGQVKQVKVLGVMALLDEEETDWKVIVIDINDPLAAKLNDVEDVERHLPGLLRATNEWFRIYKIPDGKPENQFAFTGECKNKSYALDVVRECAEAWDRLITGKTAPGGVSTTNVTVQQSPSRVSPDQLPPLPPNEEIPAEKIDSSIDKWFFISGASA from the exons ATGCTCCGGCCACAAGGCTCCCGAATACTGCTATCATCGCGGCTACCCGCCGGCCGCTCACTGCAGCACCACCCTCTATCCTCCGCAGCGCCGCTGCCACTGTTGCTACTGTCGCAGGGGCCACAACGGGGGCCACCCGCACTGCCGCTACCGGCATCGCTGTCTCTGTCGCCATCGCTGTCCAGAGGGCCAGGCCGGGCCAATCATATGTCGCACCTGGCCACACGTCGCCCTGGAGCCAGGCCCAGCCTGACCCAGCAGAATACCCCGCCCCCTCCATccaccacctcttcctcttcttcgactcTTGAaacttcttctcgtcgaaCTGCCCAGCTCGCTCGACACTTtacttcttctccatcaagcGCTTCCGCACCAAAGCAGAACAAGATGGCCTCTCCCTACACCGTCCGCAAGGTTGCGGCTCCCAACACCCTCGAGCACCGCGTCTACATCGAGCAGGATGGCCAGCCCATCTCTCCCTTCCACGATATCCCCCTCTACGCCAACCAGGAGCAGACCATCCTGAACATGGTTGTTGAGATTCCTCGATGGACCAATGCCAAGCTCGAG atctccaaggaggagctcctcaaccccATCAAGCAGgacatcaagaagggcaagctTCGATACGTCCGAAACTGCTTCCCCCACAAGGGTTACCTCTGGAACTACGGTGCCTTCCCCCAG ACCTGGGAGGACCCCAACTCCATCCaccccgagaccaaggccaagggtgaCAACGATCCTCTCGATGTCTGCGAGATCGGCGAGCTCGTCGGCTACACTGGCCAGGTcaagcaggtcaaggtcctcgGTGTCATGgcccttctcgacgaggaggagactgACTGGAAGGTCATTGTCATTGACATCAACGACCCTCTTGCTGCCAAGCTGAACGACGTTGAGGACGTCGAGCGACACCTGCCCGGTCTCCTCCGTGCCACCAACGAGTGGTTCCGTATCTACAAGATCCCCGATGGCAAGCCTGAGAACCAGTTTGCCTTCACTGGCGAGTGCAAGAACAAGAG CTACGCTCTTGATGTTGTCCGCGAGTGCGCCGAGGCCTGGGACCGCCTCATCACTGGCAAGACTGCCCCTGGTGGCGTCTCTAC CACCAACGTCACTGTCCAGCAGTCTCCTTCCCGCGTTTCTCCTGACCAGCTGCCTCCTCTGCCCCCCAACGAGGAGATTCCCGCCGAGAAGATTGACAGCTCCATTGACAAGTGGTTCTTCATCAGCGGTGCCTCCGCTTAA
- a CDS encoding Methylthioribulose-1-phosphate dehydratase, producing MPEFYDEAAEQQRPTGDALITSEDPNHPANLIPSLCAKFWTLGWVTGTGGGCSIRDDDLVYIAPSGVQKELMKNTDIYVMAISEQDPNHNKLKQRTYLRSPPCYKPSQCTPLFLAAFTRRGAGCCIHTHSQWAVLVTLLLEAQGPGKDRVFEINNIEQIKGFGRGMTKTGNLGYHDTLRIPVIENTPHEEDLTEYLEEAMDKYPDTYAVLVRRHGVYVWGDNVHKAKTQCESLDYLFQLAVEMKKLGLPWISDVPQIAPQRT from the exons ATGCCCGAGTTCTACGACGAGGCGGCGGAGCAGCAGCGTCCGactggtgatgccctcatcacTTCCGAGGACCCCAACCACCCGGCCAACTTGATTCCTTCGCTGTGCGCCAAGTTCTGGACCCTCGGCTGGGTCACGGGAAccggaggaggatgctctATTCGAGATGA TGACCTAGTCTACATTGCCCCTTCGGGCGTCCAGAAGGAGCTCATGAAGAACACCGACATCTATGTCATGGCCATCTCTGAGCAGGACCCCAACCATAACAAGTTGAAGCAGCGCACGTACCTGCGCTCACCCCCCTGCTACAAGCCCTCTCAGTGCACTCCTCTGTTCCTCGCGGCCTTTACCCGCCGGGGTGCTGGCTGCTGCATCCATACTCACTCTCAGTGGGCTGTGCTTGTCACTCTGTTGCTTGAGGCCCAGGGCCCTGGAAAGGACCGTGTCTTCGAGATCAACAACATTGAACAGATCAAGGGCTTTGGACGTGGAATGACCAAGACTGGTAACCTGGGTTATCATGATACCCTTCGTATTCCCGTGATTGAGAACACTCCTCACGAGGAAGACTTGACCGAGTACCTTGAGGAGGCCATGGACAAGTACCCCGATACATATGCAGTCCTCGTCCGACGTCACGGTGTCTATGTATGGGGTGACAATGTgcacaaggccaagacccaGTGTGAGAG TCTCGACTACCTTTTCCAGCTGGCagttgagatgaagaagctcggTCTTCCATGGATCAGCGATGTCCCCCAGATCGCTCCCCAGCGAACCTGA
- a CDS encoding Arginine N-methyltransferase 2 gives MTAPTAKIDDSMPARISADCPDDIREVLYHAWGHDRSGLKALLRTTGKANAQDIKTGETPLHAAIRACGPASPEDDSADQEEDGCVEEAKEIVQDLFLNGAIWNDVDSNNETPGCVALRLGRKTLYNLCVEAGVRAELLFALMGGDYEQLSSGSEDGDEMHVDENEDEVPQLVSTEEVVAAPEEAKFVPPDAKEKPVTSEEYLSSKLTYDDAKLVDSDLNGVMMAWETDIMRRSVAALVPDSAPGKRILNIGFGMGIIDGMFADLKPSRHHIIEAHPSVLEHLAQPGSKFGPEWEKSGPEEGAFKVHKGKWQDVVPKLLEDGEVYDAIYFDTFGEDYSQLRHFFTECIIGIMDQEGRFSFFNGLGADRKICYDVYTKVVEMQCADAGLDVDWEESDVDMAGLDQAGKGEWEGVRRRYWTLDKYRLPVCTFMG, from the exons ATGACAGCACCGACAGCGAAGATCGATGACTCCATGCCTGCGCGCATCTCCGCAGATTGCCCAGACGATATCCGAGAAGTTCTATATCATGCATGGGGCCATGACCGGAGCGGTCTGAAGGCTCTGCTGCGAACCACCGGCAAGGCCAACGCTCAGGATATTAAGACAGGCGAGACGCCTCTACATGCAGCTATCCGCGCCTGCGGGCCAGCCTCTCCTGAGGATGACAGCGCTGATCAAGAGGAGGACGGTTGCgttgaggaggccaaggagattgtcCAGGACCTGTTCCTCAACGGCGCCATCTGGAACGATGTCGACAGCAACAACGAGACCCCCGGCTGCGTCGCCCTCCGACTAGGCCGCAAGACCCTATACAATCTGTGCGTCGAGGCTGGAGTTCGCGCAGAGCTGCTCTTTGCCTTGATGGGCGGTGACTATGAGCAGCTGTCCTCTGGCTcagaagatggcgatgagatgcACGTGGACGAGAACGAAGACGAAGTCCCCCAGCTCGTATCCACCGAAGAAGTCGTCGCCGCACCCGAAGAAGCCAAATTCGTGCCCCCCGATgcaaaggagaagcccgTCACGAGCGAAGAATACCTCAGCTCCAAGCTGACATACGACGACGCCAAGCTCGTCGACTCGGATCTGAACGGTGTTATGATGGCCTGGGAGACGGACATCATGCGCCGCTCCGTCGCCGCCCTGGTCCCCGACTCGGCCCCCGGCAAGCGCATCCTCAATATCGGCTTTGGCATGGGCATCATCGATGGCATGTTTGCCGACCTCAAGCCCTCCCGCCACCACATCATCGAGGCCCACCCCTCCGTCCTCGAGCACCTCGCCCAGCCGGGCTCCAAGTTCGGTCCTGAGTGGGAGAAGAGCGGGCCCGAAGAGGGCGCCTTCAAGGTGCACAAGGGCAAGTGGCAGGATGTGGTGCCCAAGTTGctcgaggacggcgaggtcTACGACGCCATCTACTTTGACACTTTTGGCGAAGACTACTCGCAGCTGCGTCACTTCTTCACCGAGTGTATCATCGGTATCATGGACCAGGAGGGCCggttcagcttcttcaatGGACTCGGCGCTGACAGAAAGATATGCTACGACGTCTACACCAAGGTGGTCGAGATGCAATGCGCCGATGCCGGCCTCGATGTCGATTGGGAGGAAAGCGACGTCGACATGGCTGGCCTAGATCAGGCTGGCAAGGGAGAATGGGAGGGCGTGCGGCGACGGTATTGGACCCTCGACA AATACCGGTTGCCCGTTTGTACGTTCATGGGCTAG